In one Desulfovulcanus ferrireducens genomic region, the following are encoded:
- a CDS encoding phosphate ABC transporter substrate-binding protein, which yields MRKSLVYFVLAMLLGLSLSSHNVLAEDKYLAAFAGLKGKIDIAGCTVHIPVMKEAAKRIMMYNPDIRITIVGGGSGVGMQKVGEGLVDIANTDRPLSAEERAKYGLKSYAFAIDGVAVAVHPSNPVKNLSAKQVQEIYAGKIRSWSAVGGKNSPIHLYSLDEASGTRAVFWKKLLKKGSISDSAKIVSSNEAMKAAISRDENSIGYLSIGNIDQSIAPVEIDGIYPSRKNAQIGLYRVVRKLYMNTKGEPGKLVKAFIDYILSPEGAKSIEEYGFIPINTIDKKCGCEVF from the coding sequence ATGCGAAAAAGTCTAGTTTATTTTGTCCTGGCAATGCTTCTGGGACTTAGTTTAAGTTCGCACAATGTTTTGGCCGAAGACAAATACCTGGCTGCTTTTGCAGGTCTTAAGGGGAAAATTGATATTGCTGGATGCACAGTCCACATCCCGGTAATGAAAGAGGCTGCTAAAAGAATAATGATGTATAACCCCGATATTCGAATTACAATTGTCGGTGGAGGCTCAGGAGTCGGTATGCAAAAAGTGGGTGAAGGTTTGGTGGATATTGCCAATACGGACAGGCCTCTTAGTGCCGAAGAACGAGCCAAATATGGCTTAAAATCTTATGCCTTCGCCATTGACGGAGTGGCTGTTGCCGTACATCCATCAAATCCTGTGAAAAATCTTAGCGCCAAACAAGTCCAGGAGATTTATGCGGGGAAAATCAGGAGTTGGAGTGCTGTAGGTGGAAAAAATAGTCCCATCCATCTCTATTCCCTGGACGAGGCCAGCGGCACCAGGGCTGTTTTCTGGAAAAAACTCCTTAAAAAGGGTTCTATCTCTGATAGCGCTAAAATTGTATCTTCTAACGAGGCCATGAAGGCAGCCATTTCCAGGGATGAAAACTCCATTGGCTACTTGAGCATTGGAAATATTGACCAGTCTATTGCTCCGGTTGAAATCGACGGCATTTATCCTTCACGAAAAAATGCCCAAATCGGCTTGTACAGGGTTGTGCGCAAATTGTATATGAACACTAAAGGTGAGCCTGGCAAACTGGTCAAAGCTTTTATCGATTATATATTATCGCCGGAAGGGGCAAAGAGCATTGAAGAATACGGTTTTATCCCTATTAACACTATTGACAAGAAATGTGGGTGTGAAGTTTTTTAA
- a CDS encoding HD domain-containing phosphohydrolase, translating to MRAAAYYLISFFMLIIYISQVSHQISASNIHCLIISLLIIFGLGLFARHYLIEFVVNKAEYSVQVLRQFITELAVFVVMAIVFMIYASPFLSFSCEMKLAPAFIIMGLFTAVEFSLKRERQLIRYCVRTKKHIDIHGKYLPVPIKLMIISIICIASVTFVMTTVVSKDIKWLITLQKSGLYLDQHIIVILKMSIVAFIFLALIINLIHSYAKNLRMLLNNQNNALKSLYSGNMSVEVPVCTNDEFGSMAYYTNKMIRKLRQYTSELKASKKVTILCLSSLAESRDNETGAHILRTKFYVLALARKLKNHPRFSAFLDDETINLLGNCSQLHDIGKVGIPDSILLKPGKLTPEEFEIMKRHTIIGRDAFLAAKKRLGSETTPFLELAQEIVYTHHEKWDGTGYPQGLKGEEIPISGRIMALADVYDALISKRVYKEAFSHEKAKEIIISERGKHFDPDIVDAFLAVEEKFKRIAHVYIDSGASDGCTLVEQVSR from the coding sequence ATGCGAGCAGCAGCTTATTATCTGATTTCGTTCTTCATGTTGATAATTTATATATCTCAAGTTTCTCACCAAATAAGCGCAAGCAATATTCATTGTTTAATAATTTCATTACTGATAATATTTGGATTGGGACTATTTGCCAGGCATTATCTGATAGAATTTGTAGTTAATAAAGCTGAATACTCTGTTCAAGTACTAAGACAGTTTATTACAGAATTAGCTGTTTTTGTAGTTATGGCTATTGTGTTTATGATTTATGCAAGTCCATTTTTATCATTTTCATGTGAGATGAAGCTTGCTCCGGCATTTATAATTATGGGTCTGTTTACGGCGGTAGAATTTTCTTTAAAAAGAGAAAGGCAGTTAATAAGATATTGCGTGCGAACAAAAAAACATATTGATATTCATGGTAAATATTTGCCTGTACCAATAAAGCTTATGATAATATCAATTATATGTATTGCGTCTGTCACATTTGTTATGACAACGGTTGTAAGTAAAGATATTAAATGGTTAATTACTCTGCAAAAAAGTGGTTTATACTTGGATCAGCATATTATAGTCATCCTTAAAATGTCAATTGTTGCTTTTATTTTTCTTGCTTTAATTATTAATCTTATTCATTCCTATGCTAAAAATTTAAGAATGCTTTTAAATAATCAAAACAACGCATTAAAATCATTGTATTCAGGAAATATGAGCGTTGAGGTGCCAGTCTGCACTAATGATGAATTCGGATCGATGGCTTATTATACAAACAAAATGATTAGAAAGTTACGTCAATATACCAGTGAGCTAAAAGCTTCCAAGAAGGTAACAATCCTATGTTTATCATCTTTAGCAGAAAGTAGAGACAACGAAACAGGTGCCCATATCCTTCGTACAAAGTTTTATGTTTTGGCACTGGCGAGAAAGTTAAAGAATCATCCTCGGTTTTCTGCTTTTCTTGATGATGAAACCATAAATTTACTGGGTAATTGTTCACAATTGCATGATATTGGAAAAGTGGGAATTCCTGACTCTATCTTGCTAAAGCCAGGAAAATTAACGCCAGAGGAATTTGAAATCATGAAACGACACACTATCATCGGGCGAGATGCCTTTTTAGCTGCAAAAAAAAGGCTGGGGTCAGAAACAACCCCGTTTTTAGAACTTGCTCAGGAAATAGTTTATACGCATCATGAAAAGTGGGACGGGACAGGATATCCACAAGGCCTTAAAGGTGAAGAAATACCCATTTCAGGAAGAATAATGGCCCTGGCAGATGTATATGATGCCCTGATTAGCAAAAGAGTCTATAAAGAAGCTTTTAGCCACGAAAAAGCAAAGGAAATAATTATTTCTGAACGAGGTAAACACTTTGATCCGGATATTGTAGATGCATTTCTAGCTGTTGAAGAGAAATTTAAAAGGATTGCTCATGTATATATAGATTCGGGTGCATCCGACGGCTGCACTTTGGTTGAGCAGGTGAGTAGGTGA
- a CDS encoding AzlD domain-containing protein: MEKILIAVFFLAVGTYLTRLIPLVLTLKRQQALQNPRKIIQQLLEYIGPSLIAALFVISITPLTVNVSFHDGFRVGLALLAVLGSHFAWKNPGISVLVGIAAYAGAQML, translated from the coding sequence ATGGAAAAAATCTTAATTGCTGTATTCTTTCTAGCCGTGGGCACATATCTCACCCGTCTAATACCCCTTGTACTGACGCTAAAAAGACAGCAGGCGCTTCAGAACCCACGCAAAATAATCCAGCAGTTGCTCGAATATATTGGCCCTTCCCTGATTGCTGCGCTTTTTGTAATTTCCATCACACCGCTAACAGTTAATGTCTCGTTTCATGATGGTTTTCGTGTGGGGTTGGCTTTGCTTGCGGTATTAGGATCTCATTTTGCCTGGAAAAATCCCGGTATCAGCGTTTTAGTCGGAATAGCGGCCTATGCAGGGGCACAGATGCTTTAA
- a CDS encoding HAD family hydrolase: MLELNIPGQKKLLLEHLILDFNGTLALDGLIIPGVFERLEKLTRTLRVHILTADTHGNVHKQLTGKDYTIHVLESSAQDKGKLNYIQNLGEKKCVCMGNGVNDSLMLEQAGLSIAVLQEEGAAIQAIMAAQVVVRNILDGLDLLIHPLRLVATLRR, translated from the coding sequence ATGCTTGAATTAAACATTCCCGGCCAAAAAAAATTGCTCCTGGAACATCTGATTCTGGATTTCAACGGTACTCTTGCCTTGGACGGACTGATTATCCCAGGAGTTTTTGAAAGACTGGAAAAGCTTACAAGAACCCTTCGTGTACATATTCTTACCGCTGACACACATGGCAATGTCCATAAACAATTAACTGGCAAGGATTACACGATCCACGTCCTGGAGTCATCGGCACAGGACAAAGGCAAGCTGAACTATATTCAAAACCTTGGCGAGAAGAAATGTGTATGCATGGGCAATGGAGTGAATGACAGTCTGATGCTTGAACAGGCAGGACTGAGTATTGCTGTTCTTCAAGAAGAAGGCGCGGCTATTCAGGCTATCATGGCTGCACAAGTAGTCGTGAGAAATATCCTGGATGGATTAGATCTTTTGATTCACCCCTTGCGGCTGGTTGCAACACTTAGAAGATAG
- a CDS encoding helix-turn-helix domain-containing protein, producing the protein MDKTRNIRQIIGKRLKYLRNKRRLSLSSLAKRAGISKATLSVLEDGEGNPTISTLWMLADALEVPFGKLVVNFGEGKPSTISECGVSVRLIEHSDGPPPIDAYHMTLEPHGCREAEPHSSGVVEQITVLKGYILTGPTNAPKKVSAGETYTFNADCPHIYVALTKPASAVLVVTYPPDTVR; encoded by the coding sequence ATGGATAAGACTCGTAATATCCGACAGATTATTGGCAAGCGGCTGAAATACCTGCGCAACAAACGCAGATTATCCCTCAGCAGCCTTGCAAAACGTGCCGGTATATCCAAGGCAACTCTCTCTGTCCTCGAAGATGGCGAAGGCAACCCAACAATATCTACCCTCTGGATGCTGGCCGACGCATTGGAAGTCCCATTCGGTAAACTTGTTGTTAACTTTGGCGAAGGCAAACCGAGCACTATAAGCGAATGTGGTGTTAGTGTTCGTTTAATTGAACATTCTGACGGCCCGCCTCCTATCGATGCCTATCACATGACTCTGGAGCCTCATGGTTGCCGGGAGGCAGAGCCACATTCTTCCGGTGTTGTTGAACAAATCACTGTGTTAAAGGGATATATCTTAACCGGTCCAACTAATGCCCCGAAGAAGGTCAGCGCTGGCGAAACATATACCTTCAATGCCGACTGTCCCCATATCTATGTAGCGTTAACCAAGCCGGCCTCGGCGGTGCTGGTTGTAACTTACCCCCCGGATACAGTCAGATGA
- a CDS encoding acyl-CoA dehydratase activase, with product MKIAGIDIGSRSMEVVILKGEEVLFKRKLPTTFDPVNQLKKLFTGLDFQMAVATGYGRGLVEKMDLGVPVFTITEIKAYAQGVYKLYPQARTILDIGGQDTKAISLSSNGKVLKFEMNDRCAAGTGKFLEFTANVFQIPVHEFGDYALKGNKPLTINSMCTVFAETEATSLMAKGEQPENIALGLHHSIVKRSVNMLKRVGLTPPLVFAGGVAHNPCVVHLLEEELKFRPIVPREPDLIGALGAALWGVNIGEESCEKV from the coding sequence ATGAAGATCGCCGGCATTGATATAGGCTCCAGATCCATGGAGGTGGTTATATTAAAGGGGGAAGAAGTGCTTTTTAAACGCAAACTTCCCACCACCTTTGATCCTGTAAATCAACTAAAAAAACTATTTACGGGCCTTGATTTCCAAATGGCTGTGGCCACGGGCTATGGTCGAGGCCTGGTGGAAAAAATGGACCTGGGGGTCCCGGTATTTACCATCACTGAAATCAAGGCCTATGCCCAGGGAGTCTATAAACTTTATCCCCAGGCCAGAACGATCCTTGATATTGGCGGCCAGGATACCAAAGCCATATCTTTGTCTTCCAATGGAAAGGTGCTCAAGTTTGAAATGAATGACCGTTGTGCAGCGGGCACAGGCAAATTTTTAGAATTTACAGCAAATGTATTTCAAATTCCTGTCCATGAGTTCGGAGATTATGCCCTGAAAGGCAACAAACCCCTGACCATCAACAGCATGTGTACGGTATTTGCGGAAACAGAAGCCACCTCTCTCATGGCCAAAGGAGAACAACCTGAAAACATTGCCCTGGGATTACATCACTCCATAGTAAAAAGATCTGTGAATATGTTAAAAAGAGTGGGCTTGACTCCTCCTCTGGTCTTTGCCGGTGGAGTTGCCCATAATCCCTGTGTAGTGCATCTGCTGGAAGAAGAATTAAAATTTCGTCCCATAGTGCCCCGGGAACCAGATCTGATCGGGGCACTTGGCGCGGCCTTATGGGGAGTTAACATCGGGGAGGAGTCATGCGAAAAAGTCTAG
- a CDS encoding double-cubane-cluster-containing anaerobic reductase, protein MSNEYTKMWEKLNLDLDAHDALLEVLGKFYGDIYLSQQNRLKGMEYLDFVLSEVHGLRIKELQEAKEKGQKVVGTFCIFVPEELTLAANAIQVGLCAGAEAGKEEAEKIVPRNTCALIKSFIGFKLARLCPFTESCDLVVGETTCDGKKKAYETFGQYVPMYVMEVPQQKNASDRELWKTEILRYKDKLEELTGNKITAEKLKKAIKTVNDKRRVLQRLNKLRAVIPTPISGRDVLLINQISFYDDPVRFTQKINELCDELEEKIKASQGVVPENTPRLLLSGCPMAVPNWKLPYIIEGSGAVVVGEESCIGTRNTRDLVDESGESVEEMIEAIVDRYLKIDCACFTPNQERLDNIISLAKELKVDGVIHYNLLFCQPYAHESIKIEKALQENGIPMLAIETDYSMEDVEQLKTRVEAFVEMVTP, encoded by the coding sequence ATGAGCAATGAATACACGAAGATGTGGGAGAAACTCAATCTCGACCTAGATGCCCATGATGCCCTGCTGGAAGTCTTGGGGAAGTTTTACGGCGACATTTACCTCTCTCAACAAAACAGGCTCAAAGGCATGGAATATTTAGATTTTGTTCTTTCTGAAGTGCATGGCCTACGCATAAAAGAACTCCAGGAGGCCAAAGAAAAAGGCCAAAAAGTTGTTGGCACTTTCTGTATTTTTGTCCCGGAAGAACTAACCCTCGCGGCTAATGCCATTCAGGTAGGCCTGTGTGCAGGGGCTGAGGCAGGCAAGGAAGAAGCGGAAAAGATTGTTCCCAGAAACACCTGTGCCCTGATCAAGTCTTTTATTGGCTTCAAGTTGGCCAGGTTATGCCCATTTACCGAATCTTGCGACCTGGTTGTAGGCGAAACCACCTGCGATGGCAAAAAAAAGGCCTACGAGACCTTTGGCCAATATGTGCCCATGTATGTTATGGAGGTTCCTCAGCAGAAAAATGCCAGTGACCGCGAACTATGGAAAACAGAAATATTGCGCTACAAAGACAAACTGGAAGAGCTTACAGGAAACAAGATTACTGCTGAAAAGCTGAAAAAGGCCATAAAAACAGTCAATGACAAGAGGCGGGTACTGCAGCGCTTGAATAAACTTCGGGCAGTTATACCCACTCCCATTTCTGGTCGGGACGTCCTTCTCATCAATCAAATCAGTTTTTATGACGACCCGGTCCGATTTACCCAAAAAATCAACGAACTCTGCGATGAATTGGAAGAAAAAATCAAGGCCAGTCAGGGCGTGGTTCCGGAAAACACCCCTCGCCTGCTTCTTTCAGGTTGTCCCATGGCCGTGCCTAACTGGAAATTGCCCTACATCATAGAAGGTTCCGGAGCTGTGGTCGTGGGCGAGGAATCATGTATTGGCACCAGAAATACCAGAGATCTCGTGGATGAATCCGGTGAGAGCGTGGAGGAGATGATTGAAGCCATTGTGGACAGATATCTAAAAATTGACTGCGCTTGTTTTACTCCTAACCAGGAACGCTTGGACAACATTATTTCTCTGGCCAAAGAACTCAAAGTAGATGGAGTTATCCACTACAACCTCCTTTTCTGCCAGCCCTATGCGCATGAAAGCATAAAAATCGAAAAGGCCTTGCAGGAAAATGGTATCCCTATGCTGGCCATTGAAACCGACTACAGCATGGAAGATGTAGAGCAGCTAAAAACCAGAGTGGAAGCCTTTGTGGAGATGGTGACTCCATAA
- a CDS encoding energy-coupling factor ABC transporter ATP-binding protein — MKPTQTLYEIKKLHHYYEGKPALQIEELSIQRGSIVGLVGPNGSGKSTFLRLLALVEKPTQGKIFFEGQIAEPFSNPARFQVTLLTQKPYLLKRSVYENLCYGLNLRGEKKNQRKRIYEALSWVGLSPEDFVNRPWYALSGGEAQRVALASRLVLKPKVLLLDEPTASVDVASAHRIQEASLRARQEWGTTLVIASHDWSWLHETCDTVLHLFKGHIISSGVGNVIFGPWIRSSSGFWEKRLQNGQKCIVSPPSSKEKDVAIIDPDAVTLIWDRPEADPENNVLACTLGRLSLEKSTGDILATLILDELSFTARLSQEQVRQTSLYPGRKVWISFSPHSVRWF; from the coding sequence ATGAAACCGACCCAGACTCTTTACGAAATAAAAAAACTACACCACTACTACGAGGGCAAACCAGCCCTTCAAATTGAAGAGTTATCCATCCAGCGAGGCAGCATTGTAGGACTGGTAGGGCCGAACGGCAGCGGCAAAAGCACGTTTTTGAGGCTGCTGGCTCTGGTTGAAAAACCAACTCAAGGAAAGATTTTTTTTGAGGGCCAAATCGCGGAACCTTTTTCTAATCCTGCTCGTTTCCAGGTGACTTTACTAACGCAGAAACCTTATCTTTTGAAACGCTCTGTCTATGAAAATCTCTGCTACGGACTAAACCTGAGAGGGGAAAAGAAAAATCAGCGAAAGCGTATATACGAAGCTCTCTCGTGGGTGGGATTGTCACCGGAAGACTTTGTCAACCGTCCCTGGTACGCCCTTTCAGGTGGAGAAGCCCAACGTGTGGCTTTAGCAAGTCGGCTGGTTTTAAAACCGAAGGTGTTGCTCCTGGACGAACCCACAGCAAGCGTGGATGTGGCCAGTGCGCATCGTATTCAGGAAGCTTCCCTGCGGGCACGCCAGGAATGGGGAACGACCCTGGTAATAGCCAGCCATGACTGGTCATGGCTGCATGAAACCTGCGATACCGTCTTGCACCTCTTCAAAGGCCATATCATCAGTTCTGGCGTCGGCAACGTGATCTTTGGCCCGTGGATTCGGTCATCCAGCGGATTCTGGGAAAAACGGCTTCAGAACGGACAAAAATGTATTGTCTCGCCTCCCTCTTCCAAGGAAAAGGACGTGGCGATTATTGACCCTGACGCCGTGACTCTCATTTGGGACAGACCAGAGGCAGATCCAGAAAACAATGTTCTGGCCTGCACATTGGGTCGGTTAAGCCTGGAAAAAAGCACTGGGGACATACTGGCCACCCTTATTCTAGACGAACTCTCTTTCACTGCCAGACTTTCACAGGAACAGGTTCGCCAGACCTCACTTTATCCCGGGAGAAAGGTATGGATATCTTTCTCTCCTCACTCCGTCAGGTGGTTTTAG
- a CDS encoding AzlC family ABC transporter permease, whose translation MSKAIMTSKTAYMHGLWDSVPIVLGYLPVAVAFGVSARGAELDASLSLLVSILVFAGGSQFALVELIKGGASLMTTVLISLGLNLRHVLYGPAIAPLLKGTGRQKIPLISFGLTDEVFATALVRLRQIQPDSRTWWLLGIQTGAYSSWVIGTWIGSVGSAALLDLSPLLAPALNFAPAALFFGLLLPMLKKHTLIPIVAVVLTTLAFNLAGLSAYGIIAAAVVGPLAGLSGSKLWKKS comes from the coding sequence ATGAGCAAGGCCATTATGACATCTAAAACAGCATATATGCATGGACTCTGGGATAGTGTTCCCATTGTCCTTGGCTACCTGCCGGTTGCGGTTGCTTTCGGAGTATCAGCGCGGGGAGCTGAGTTAGATGCCAGCTTGAGCCTACTGGTTTCCATACTGGTCTTTGCGGGCGGTAGCCAATTTGCTCTGGTAGAGCTCATCAAGGGAGGAGCTTCCTTAATGACCACCGTCCTTATTTCCCTTGGCCTCAACCTGCGCCATGTCCTTTACGGCCCAGCCATTGCGCCCTTGCTCAAGGGCACTGGCCGACAAAAAATTCCACTCATTTCTTTTGGCCTGACCGATGAAGTCTTTGCCACCGCGCTGGTACGCCTGCGCCAGATCCAACCGGACTCGCGCACCTGGTGGCTATTGGGCATACAGACAGGGGCATATTCATCGTGGGTTATAGGCACATGGATCGGTAGCGTGGGCAGTGCTGCCTTGCTTGATCTTTCTCCCCTGCTCGCTCCTGCCCTGAACTTTGCACCGGCGGCCCTCTTCTTCGGCCTTCTACTGCCTATGCTGAAGAAACATACTCTAATCCCTATAGTGGCCGTGGTACTGACAACCTTGGCCTTCAATCTGGCCGGCCTGTCAGCTTACGGGATAATTGCTGCCGCTGTTGTCGGACCTTTAGCAGGACTATCAGGAAGTAAATTATGGAAAAAATCTTAA